One window of Desulfallas thermosapovorans DSM 6562 genomic DNA carries:
- a CDS encoding ABC transporter ATP-binding protein, whose translation MDLAIETVKLTKHYGKKVGCTDICLRVSRGQIFGFLGPNGAGKSTLVKILMGLLFPTSGEARLLGKPLGDKKIRRKIGFLPENFRYHDWLTCRQLLEFHASLYGMSNADKKRHIPRVINKVGLTGRENQKICTYSKGMQQRAGLACALLPDPELLFLDEPTSALDPLGRRDVRNILVDLRASGKTIFLNSHLLSEVEMICDTVAFISKGTVIRQGNLDELRSAEIIVEMRFKGMNEQIRNALSSIASSFTIEGDTVIASVSREEDIPLLAEVVIQCGGSLYELNRKRSSLEEMFISMVREGDNNAGHY comes from the coding sequence TTGGATCTGGCCATAGAAACTGTCAAATTAACCAAACATTATGGAAAAAAAGTTGGCTGTACCGATATTTGCCTCCGGGTTTCCCGGGGGCAAATCTTCGGATTTTTAGGCCCTAACGGTGCCGGAAAAAGTACACTGGTTAAAATTTTAATGGGTTTACTTTTCCCCACTTCAGGAGAAGCACGGCTGTTGGGCAAGCCTCTGGGTGACAAAAAAATACGAAGAAAAATAGGCTTTTTACCTGAAAACTTTCGCTACCATGATTGGCTTACTTGTAGGCAGTTGCTGGAATTCCATGCCTCGCTATACGGTATGAGCAATGCGGATAAAAAGCGCCACATACCCCGGGTCATTAATAAAGTTGGGCTAACCGGGCGGGAAAATCAAAAAATATGTACCTATAGCAAAGGCATGCAGCAGAGGGCCGGGTTGGCTTGTGCGCTTTTGCCCGATCCCGAGTTGCTGTTTCTAGATGAGCCCACATCGGCACTGGACCCCCTGGGACGCCGTGATGTTCGCAATATATTAGTGGATCTGCGGGCAAGCGGTAAAACCATATTTCTAAACAGCCACCTGCTTAGTGAGGTGGAAATGATTTGCGATACAGTCGCCTTTATTAGTAAGGGTACGGTTATTCGGCAGGGAAACTTGGATGAACTTAGATCGGCTGAGATTATTGTGGAAATGCGATTTAAGGGGATGAATGAACAGATTAGGAATGCACTATCCAGCATTGCCAGTTCCTTTACTATTGAAGGCGATACTGTTATTGCTTCGGTGAGCCGGGAAGAAGACATACCTTTACTGGCCGAAGTCGTCATCCAATGTGGCGGCAGTTTGTATGAATTAAACCGCAAACGTTCTTCATTGGAAGAAATGTTTATTAGTATGGTGCGGGAAGGTGATAATAATGCTGGCCATTATTAA
- a CDS encoding AraC family transcriptional regulator: MLNELNSVIDYIEDHLTGDLSLEIVSEYTGVSDYHFKKIFFYLSGLTLSEYIKNRKLSEANKDLLNGEKVTNVAYKYGYQSIDGFTRAFKKWSGFLPSDVIKKGISKSFPKLSFVITVKGGIAMEFRIEDKPAFNLAGISRRVPMQFEGINNEIVKLAESITDKQKEEMHSLQNIEPYEIVNASYDADANFLKEEGYLTHLIGVLTTKRQVSNLLEKVPVEACTWAIFPNEGPFPSTLQETMAKIYSEWLPSSNYELINAPTFSFTKMDEHKKDYAYSEVWIPVRKK; this comes from the coding sequence ATGTTAAACGAATTAAATAGTGTGATTGACTATATTGAAGATCATTTAACCGGCGATCTATCTCTTGAAATAGTTTCTGAATATACCGGGGTTTCTGACTATCACTTTAAAAAGATATTTTTTTATCTTTCAGGGTTGACGCTTAGTGAATATATCAAAAACAGAAAGCTGTCGGAAGCAAACAAGGATTTATTAAATGGAGAGAAAGTAACGAATGTTGCTTATAAATATGGTTATCAGTCAATAGACGGCTTCACACGAGCATTTAAAAAATGGAGTGGTTTTTTACCCTCAGATGTAATAAAAAAAGGTATAAGTAAATCATTTCCAAAACTTTCATTCGTAATAACCGTCAAGGGGGGAATTGCTATGGAATTTAGAATTGAAGACAAACCAGCGTTTAATTTAGCCGGTATAAGTAGACGTGTCCCTATGCAATTTGAAGGTATTAATAACGAGATTGTAAAACTTGCAGAAAGCATAACGGACAAACAAAAAGAAGAAATGCATTCTCTTCAAAATATAGAGCCTTATGAAATTGTCAATGCTTCTTATGATGCCGACGCTAATTTCTTAAAGGAAGAAGGATATTTAACTCACTTGATAGGTGTTTTAACGACTAAAAGACAAGTAAGTAATCTATTAGAAAAAGTGCCAGTCGAAGCCTGCACCTGGGCAATATTTCCAAATGAAGGACCATTTCCTTCTACGTTACAAGAAACAATGGCAAAAATATATTCAGAATGGCTTCCTTCTTCCAATTACGAATTAATCAATGCCCCTACTTTTTCTTTTACCAAAATGGATGAACATAAAAAAGATTACGCATATAGTGAAGTTTGGATTCCTGTTCGAAAGAAATAA
- a CDS encoding thiamine pyrophosphate-binding protein produces MPRNVAATILEQLAAWGVKKIYGFIGDSIFYLFNALASRSDIDFYQVRHEETAAFMASAHAKLTGELGVCIADGGPGTLHLLNGLADAYSDRVPVLAITGQVARKDIGTNAKQYIDQQSLFRPISSYTSLLCDQAKITDVLGKAYRCAVTGRSVAHVSVPMDVLPLACDAQIVPDAPYLNTHPVSSTQVIDGAVAMMEQAIRPVILIGEGGRPAGALLAELSARWGAAVITTLQATGAVDCTQPLYVGGLGHAGSPAAAKILSQADVCLIAGANWWPQKYVSHNISIIQISQNPSDIGATTPVSYGVVGDIELILKHILKKAHLSSNQEWIKNISQENANWLDRLEQEVNAPVSPIHPAAVVRAVQNAVTSDTIVCLDTGDHTVWFGRIFRPDRQRVLLSGKWRSMGFGLPAALAAKINHPAQKVIALVGDGGLAMNMADFVTAVKYNLGITVIVMNNCSLSMEKNKMLAGGLNPKGTSLLNPDFAKFAECCGGKGYKVEHADKLNDVLQVAINSDIPAIVDVQVASLAVPGTALPS; encoded by the coding sequence ATGCCAAGAAACGTCGCCGCAACTATACTCGAACAGCTTGCTGCATGGGGCGTGAAAAAAATTTACGGGTTTATTGGAGATAGTATATTTTACCTTTTCAATGCCCTGGCAAGCCGGTCTGATATTGATTTTTACCAAGTACGTCACGAGGAAACAGCCGCTTTCATGGCTTCGGCTCATGCCAAGCTAACGGGTGAATTGGGGGTGTGTATAGCAGATGGTGGTCCCGGTACTTTGCATCTATTAAATGGCCTGGCTGACGCCTATTCGGACCGAGTTCCAGTGCTGGCGATCACCGGGCAGGTTGCGCGCAAAGACATTGGGACCAACGCCAAACAGTACATAGATCAACAATCATTATTTAGACCCATTAGCTCTTATACCTCACTCTTGTGCGACCAAGCTAAAATAACGGATGTATTAGGAAAGGCTTATCGTTGTGCAGTTACCGGTCGATCTGTAGCCCATGTTAGCGTGCCTATGGATGTGTTGCCCTTAGCCTGTGATGCTCAAATTGTACCTGATGCTCCTTACTTAAATACGCATCCGGTGTCATCAACTCAAGTTATTGACGGCGCCGTGGCTATGATGGAACAGGCCATCCGCCCGGTGATTCTTATTGGCGAAGGAGGGCGTCCGGCAGGGGCTTTGCTGGCAGAACTGTCCGCACGTTGGGGGGCCGCTGTAATTACTACCCTGCAAGCCACAGGAGCCGTTGACTGTACACAGCCGTTATATGTTGGCGGGCTGGGGCATGCCGGCAGCCCAGCAGCGGCTAAAATTTTGAGCCAGGCTGATGTGTGCCTGATAGCCGGAGCTAACTGGTGGCCTCAAAAGTATGTGTCCCACAATATTTCCATTATACAAATATCCCAAAACCCATCCGATATCGGTGCAACCACACCGGTGTCCTATGGCGTCGTTGGCGATATTGAATTGATATTGAAACATATTTTAAAGAAAGCCCATTTAAGCTCCAATCAAGAGTGGATAAAAAATATTAGTCAGGAAAATGCAAACTGGCTTGATCGACTTGAACAGGAAGTTAACGCACCTGTTTCCCCGATTCATCCGGCTGCTGTGGTCAGGGCTGTGCAAAATGCGGTTACGAGTGACACCATAGTATGCCTGGATACCGGTGATCATACTGTATGGTTTGGCCGGATTTTCCGGCCTGATCGGCAGCGTGTTTTACTCTCCGGTAAATGGCGTTCCATGGGTTTTGGGTTACCCGCAGCTTTGGCAGCTAAGATTAATCATCCTGCTCAAAAGGTAATTGCTCTGGTGGGTGACGGAGGTCTGGCCATGAATATGGCGGACTTTGTTACCGCTGTTAAATACAATCTGGGGATCACGGTGATTGTTATGAATAACTGTTCCCTTTCAATGGAAAAAAATAAAATGTTGGCCGGCGGCCTTAATCCGAAAGGAACATCATTATTGAACCCGGATTTTGCAAAATTTGCTGAGTGCTGTGGTGGGAAAGGTTATAAAGTAGAACATGCAGATAAATTGAATGACGTACTGCAGGTAGCAATAAATAGTGATATACCGGCTATAGTGGATGTGCAAGTAGCTAGCCTGGCAGTTCCGGGAACAGCTTTACCATCATAA
- a CDS encoding MaoC/PaaZ C-terminal domain-containing protein, which translates to MTAPFFEDINIGDEMPGLSKTVDEIQLVKYAGASGDFNPLHYVDAVGKKAGLGGVIAHGMLIMGFVGQAITDWLPNRYLKRFKVRFVKPTKPGDIITITGKVTAKKEHNLIAGEVQACDQNGQVKVTGLFEAVLPSKNC; encoded by the coding sequence ATGACAGCTCCTTTTTTTGAAGATATCAATATAGGTGATGAAATGCCCGGTTTGTCTAAAACAGTAGATGAAATTCAACTGGTTAAATATGCCGGAGCCTCCGGTGATTTCAACCCTCTTCATTATGTTGATGCTGTTGGAAAAAAGGCGGGACTGGGTGGTGTAATTGCTCACGGCATGCTAATCATGGGTTTTGTTGGCCAGGCCATAACTGACTGGCTTCCCAACAGGTATTTAAAAAGGTTTAAAGTTCGTTTTGTTAAACCCACCAAACCTGGTGATATCATTACAATAACGGGTAAAGTTACGGCTAAAAAAGAGCATAATTTGATCGCCGGTGAAGTACAAGCCTGTGATCAAAACGGTCAGGTTAAGGTTACCGGGCTTTTTGAAGCAGTGTTGCCATCAAAAAATTGTTAA
- a CDS encoding zf-HC2 domain-containing protein gives MCYEEGILQAYLDDELSVKQRSEIATHLEQCVKCRNVLKELQGNNVFVQQCMQNYLVDPPAEYTAGERKLLEKTSLFTGLRYKIMKQTERGLNIMKLYKKIAATAAMAAILFTAFSIPAVRSMAAEFLTVFRMEKVQTITINQKDIEQLEMAFEEGAGKVSVDNFGKIEVTGKQESVPVTLNQATKAIDFDLKLPRPAGYDDPELLKITGSTACLTLDVASVNSLLQAMGSTKLLPESLDGQTFTMHIPTAIAANYRSGDDVLMVIQARSPEIKVPSGVDVLAIRDALLNVPALPDHLRKQLLAVDDWQHTVLIPDMDGTSRDVVVNGNPGVFMDGSNRSDNSEHMTGMSYLVWQNNGVVYALSGTDLDENSALTLAGQMK, from the coding sequence ATGTGCTATGAAGAGGGCATCCTTCAGGCTTACCTGGATGACGAATTAAGCGTGAAACAAAGGAGTGAGATTGCCACTCATCTCGAACAATGTGTTAAATGCCGTAATGTTTTAAAGGAATTGCAAGGGAATAATGTTTTTGTTCAGCAATGTATGCAAAACTATCTGGTTGATCCACCGGCCGAATACACAGCCGGGGAGCGGAAACTTTTAGAAAAAACAAGCTTATTCACAGGTCTGCGGTATAAAATAATGAAACAAACGGAAAGGGGTTTAAATATCATGAAACTTTACAAAAAAATTGCAGCCACTGCTGCAATGGCTGCAATACTGTTCACTGCTTTCAGTATTCCCGCTGTACGCAGTATGGCCGCTGAATTTCTCACCGTATTTAGAATGGAAAAGGTGCAGACTATCACCATAAACCAGAAGGATATAGAGCAACTGGAAATGGCATTTGAGGAAGGAGCCGGCAAGGTAAGTGTTGATAATTTTGGCAAAATTGAAGTAACCGGCAAACAAGAATCTGTACCGGTAACTCTGAACCAGGCGACGAAAGCTATCGACTTCGATCTTAAATTACCCCGTCCGGCGGGTTACGACGACCCTGAGCTGCTAAAGATAACCGGAAGTACTGCTTGCCTCACCCTGGATGTGGCCAGTGTAAACAGCTTGTTGCAGGCTATGGGCAGTACAAAATTGCTGCCGGAAAGCCTTGACGGGCAAACCTTTACTATGCATATACCTACTGCCATTGCCGCCAATTATCGCTCGGGAGATGATGTGCTGATGGTTATACAGGCCCGAAGTCCTGAAATAAAAGTGCCATCCGGTGTGGATGTGTTGGCCATCAGAGATGCACTTTTAAATGTTCCTGCTTTACCTGATCATTTGCGCAAACAACTACTGGCGGTGGATGATTGGCAGCATACAGTATTGATTCCTGATATGGACGGCACCTCCAGGGATGTTGTCGTCAATGGAAATCCAGGTGTTTTCATGGATGGCAGCAACCGCTCGGATAACTCCGAGCATATGACGGGCATGAGCTATTTGGTTTGGCAGAATAACGGTGTAGTATATGCCCTTTCGGGTACCGACTTGGATGAGAATTCTGCTTTAACACTGGCTGGGCAAATGAAATAA
- a CDS encoding RNA polymerase sigma factor SigX — protein MYYQETYNRYYPVVCRQLTYILGSRAVAEEITQEAFVKLYCTPPQKYQNIGAWLSRVATNLAYNYLRSEKSRLRREGKINEHGLTMISSEETVLQNEEARIVRITLQSLPQRDRLCLLMKHSGFSYGEIAEAIQVKKSSVGTIIARAQAKFKKLYLERKGCELDVL, from the coding sequence ATGTATTATCAAGAAACATATAATCGCTATTACCCGGTTGTATGCCGCCAGCTTACCTATATACTGGGCAGCCGAGCAGTGGCGGAGGAAATTACCCAGGAGGCTTTTGTGAAGCTGTACTGTACACCGCCCCAGAAATATCAAAATATCGGAGCGTGGCTTTCCCGGGTGGCAACCAATTTGGCTTATAACTACCTGCGCAGCGAAAAAAGCCGCCTGCGCAGAGAGGGTAAGATTAATGAACATGGTCTAACAATGATTTCCAGCGAGGAAACGGTGCTTCAAAATGAAGAGGCAAGGATAGTACGCATTACTTTACAAAGCTTGCCCCAAAGAGACAGACTATGCTTATTAATGAAGCATTCCGGATTTAGTTATGGTGAAATAGCAGAAGCTATTCAAGTTAAAAAGTCATCGGTGGGTACTATCATTGCCCGGGCACAGGCCAAATTCAAAAAGCTATACCTGGAAAGGAAAGGATGTGAGCTCGATGTGCTATGA
- a CDS encoding FAS1-like dehydratase domain-containing protein, translating into MSDGNKMVGIQFPPFSLTVERGKIKEFAKAIGDENPIYYDPVEAQRQGYRDVITPPTFGTVIDLWGGCDFHKMCSLLNINPVMVLHGEQEYEYFGEINPGDEIVGTTSLASYHKKKNMNLFILVTNYVNQNGDLVLKCRKTIIERKAG; encoded by the coding sequence ATGAGTGATGGGAACAAGATGGTGGGCATACAGTTTCCCCCCTTTTCTTTGACAGTGGAAAGGGGAAAAATAAAGGAGTTTGCCAAAGCCATAGGGGATGAAAACCCCATTTATTATGATCCGGTTGAAGCTCAAAGGCAAGGATACCGGGATGTAATAACGCCCCCTACATTCGGGACTGTTATTGATCTCTGGGGCGGTTGTGATTTTCATAAAATGTGCTCTTTACTTAATATCAACCCGGTTATGGTGCTTCATGGGGAACAAGAATACGAGTATTTCGGAGAAATTAATCCGGGTGATGAAATTGTCGGAACCACATCATTGGCCAGCTATCATAAAAAGAAGAATATGAATCTTTTTATACTGGTTACAAACTATGTTAACCAAAATGGCGATTTAGTCCTGAAATGTCGCAAAACCATTATTGAGAGAAAGGCTGGTTAA
- a CDS encoding ABC transporter permease, whose amino-acid sequence MLAIIKITFREALGRKVVLISLVLAAAFLGLYGVGVHFVAKDFTSHPSPVLEQMIYPQLLSFGLYFGGFIVSFLAIFSAAGTISSEIESGIIQTIIPKPVQRYEIALGKFLGTGLFLALYAALFFGIISLIINLKTGLVLNGQWLALALFTLQPIVLLAVTFCGSTILPTIVNGVVMFMLYALAVIGGMVEQIGWFMNNASLQQTGILASLIMPVDALYRKIVHVLLNTATNPLQAFQQMGPFGSMAEPSVWMVVYAVLYVIFFIGLAVYLFGKRDI is encoded by the coding sequence ATGCTGGCCATTATTAAAATAACATTTCGCGAAGCTCTTGGTCGCAAAGTAGTATTAATCTCGCTTGTTTTAGCTGCCGCTTTCCTGGGACTGTATGGGGTCGGGGTGCATTTTGTCGCCAAAGATTTTACCAGTCACCCCAGTCCCGTTCTGGAGCAAATGATTTACCCGCAATTGCTGTCTTTCGGCCTTTATTTTGGCGGATTCATAGTATCCTTTTTAGCCATCTTTTCAGCCGCGGGCACCATATCATCGGAAATTGAAAGTGGAATTATCCAGACCATTATTCCCAAGCCGGTGCAGCGCTATGAAATAGCACTGGGCAAATTTCTGGGTACCGGCTTGTTTCTAGCGTTGTACGCTGCGCTGTTCTTTGGGATTATTTCCTTAATTATAAACCTCAAGACAGGTCTTGTGTTAAACGGGCAGTGGTTAGCACTGGCTCTTTTTACATTGCAGCCCATAGTTTTATTGGCTGTGACCTTTTGCGGATCAACGATTCTGCCCACCATTGTTAACGGTGTGGTAATGTTTATGTTATATGCTCTGGCCGTCATCGGCGGCATGGTGGAGCAAATAGGTTGGTTTATGAACAACGCTTCCTTGCAGCAAACCGGTATACTGGCCAGTTTAATTATGCCCGTGGATGCGCTATACCGCAAAATAGTACATGTACTCTTAAACACGGCCACCAACCCCTTGCAGGCTTTTCAACAGATGGGGCCCTTTGGCAGCATGGCCGAGCCCAGCGTGTGGATGGTGGTTTATGCTGTGCTGTATGTAATATTCTTTATAGGTTTGGCGGTATATTTGTTTGGCAAAAGGGATATATAA
- the rimI gene encoding ribosomal protein S18-alanine N-acetyltransferase, which yields MQISHLKQVLQIEKVSFPSPWTKSAFEYELRTNDFAHYIVALTGAQRVVGYAGMWVVLDEAHITNIAVHKAYRNRGLGMALMRELINKAVLFGVKGITLEVRPSNTPARALYKRLGFEERGRRKNYYSDTKEDAIIMWKNDLP from the coding sequence ATGCAAATATCCCATCTAAAGCAGGTTTTACAAATAGAAAAGGTTTCTTTTCCCTCCCCTTGGACAAAAAGTGCATTCGAATACGAGCTGCGGACAAATGATTTTGCCCATTATATTGTTGCCTTGACGGGTGCTCAACGAGTGGTCGGTTATGCTGGTATGTGGGTTGTATTGGATGAAGCCCATATAACCAATATAGCAGTGCATAAAGCCTACCGGAATCGCGGATTGGGCATGGCATTAATGCGGGAACTAATAAATAAGGCCGTGCTTTTTGGAGTAAAGGGTATAACCCTGGAGGTACGCCCATCCAATACCCCTGCCCGGGCGCTATATAAACGCCTGGGATTTGAAGAGCGTGGCCGCCGGAAAAATTATTATTCGGATACCAAGGAAGATGCCATTATTATGTGGAAAAATGACTTACCTTGA
- a CDS encoding sigma 54-interacting transcriptional regulator: protein MKEIKIGVVSTYPEMSELMTAIAKEMNLDLEVREGVLEEGVSLAHQFEQEGVEVIISRGVTGKKIRKAVSLPVVLIEVTSFDILEALYVAKGMGRKIAFLGHKTKDFSLKFKTIVEILGIEVDCYPYTNINEMDEQVNKILGLDYDAVVSTGLCVYDMAKKSGANAVLVQSGYDAIYGSIKQAAELVQGIRREQERLKRYQAVLETSNDGILIVDEHKRLTFINKAAENLLDVNARTILGRHVSNIREPAVLGVISNGDIGDKEIFKEVGRKHFSIISMPIYLGSKRKGIVTMFQDSDKIQVLEQNLRRQLFKKGLFAKHTFDDIIGTSDAIMDTINRAKKYAAANATVLICGESGTGKELFAQSIHNESERQKGPFVAVNCAALPENLLESELFGYEEGAFTGAKKGGKIGLFEMAHGGTIFLDEIGEMTLPVQARLLRVIQEREIMRLGSDRVLPVDVRIIAATNHELIVAVKEGKFRSDLYHRLEVLNLDIPPLRKRKEDIEILAKHMINEFSLQEKKIVPPLTPAALEKLKKYDWPGNIRELQNVMQKYVLLIEKDRDVAELITKLINEKIKKSYAAPSGDENTINIKIGKMEDMEREIIEYLLSTGASIKEISQITGTSRTTLWRKLKDVDGAIFGGSK from the coding sequence ATGAAAGAAATCAAGATAGGGGTGGTTTCAACTTACCCGGAAATGTCCGAACTGATGACTGCAATTGCCAAAGAAATGAACCTTGATTTGGAGGTCAGGGAAGGTGTTTTGGAGGAAGGGGTATCCCTGGCCCACCAATTTGAACAAGAAGGGGTAGAGGTAATCATCAGTCGGGGGGTAACAGGTAAAAAAATTAGAAAAGCTGTTTCTTTGCCCGTTGTATTAATAGAAGTAACATCTTTCGACATATTGGAAGCATTGTACGTAGCCAAGGGCATGGGGCGAAAAATTGCATTTTTAGGCCATAAGACCAAAGATTTTAGCCTGAAATTTAAGACCATTGTAGAGATACTGGGTATAGAAGTTGATTGTTACCCGTATACCAATATAAATGAAATGGATGAACAGGTCAATAAAATATTGGGTTTAGATTATGACGCCGTTGTAAGCACCGGTTTATGTGTTTATGATATGGCCAAAAAATCCGGTGCCAATGCGGTACTGGTCCAATCGGGTTATGATGCCATCTATGGCTCTATCAAACAGGCTGCAGAGTTGGTACAAGGAATTCGCCGGGAACAGGAGCGCTTAAAAAGATATCAGGCGGTATTGGAAACATCAAATGACGGCATTTTAATTGTTGATGAACATAAACGTCTTACCTTTATCAATAAGGCAGCAGAAAATCTGTTGGATGTGAATGCCCGTACTATCTTAGGACGGCACGTAAGTAATATAAGAGAACCCGCAGTTCTGGGAGTAATATCCAATGGAGATATAGGTGATAAAGAGATTTTTAAAGAGGTAGGGCGTAAACATTTTTCCATTATCAGTATGCCCATTTACCTGGGTAGCAAAAGAAAAGGCATTGTAACAATGTTTCAGGACTCCGATAAGATTCAAGTATTGGAACAAAACTTAAGGCGTCAGTTGTTTAAGAAGGGTCTTTTTGCCAAGCATACCTTTGACGATATTATTGGCACCAGCGACGCTATCATGGATACTATCAACAGGGCCAAAAAGTATGCCGCGGCAAATGCTACCGTGCTAATTTGCGGGGAAAGCGGCACCGGTAAGGAATTATTTGCTCAGAGCATACATAATGAAAGCGAACGACAAAAAGGGCCCTTTGTAGCAGTGAACTGCGCCGCATTACCGGAAAACCTGCTGGAGAGTGAATTGTTTGGTTATGAGGAAGGGGCTTTTACCGGTGCCAAGAAAGGCGGCAAGATTGGATTATTTGAAATGGCACATGGTGGTACCATTTTCTTAGATGAAATTGGTGAGATGACCCTGCCTGTACAAGCACGATTATTGCGTGTTATACAGGAAAGGGAGATTATGAGGTTGGGCAGCGACAGGGTACTCCCGGTAGATGTCAGGATAATTGCGGCCACTAACCATGAACTGATCGTAGCCGTTAAAGAAGGCAAGTTCCGCAGTGACCTATATCATCGCCTGGAAGTGCTTAACCTTGATATACCCCCTTTGCGCAAGAGAAAAGAGGATATAGAAATACTAGCTAAACATATGATAAATGAGTTTAGCTTGCAGGAGAAAAAAATTGTACCACCTTTAACTCCAGCAGCTTTAGAAAAATTAAAAAAATATGACTGGCCGGGTAACATCAGAGAATTACAAAACGTGATGCAGAAATATGTCCTCTTAATTGAAAAGGACCGAGATGTGGCAGAGTTAATAACCAAGTTGATTAACGAAAAGATCAAAAAATCTTATGCTGCTCCCTCAGGCGATGAAAACACCATTAACATAAAGATAGGAAAAATGGAAGATATGGAAAGGGAAATTATCGAATATCTACTATCCACCGGCGCCAGTATTAAGGAGATTTCTCAAATTACCGGTACAAGCCGCACAACTTTATGGAGAAAACTAAAGGATGTGGATGGAGCTATTTTTGGCGGCAGTAAATGA
- a CDS encoding DUF362 domain-containing protein — MSKPVVSIVKHDDTYKSVKEALELCDGLKDFNKNDKILIKPNLVAWDFDLPYPPFGVVTTTAVMSALVKILYEKGYTNLTIGEGSLAVTGSMTEKIYDVLGYEELQQKYGVKLVDLNKDKFEEVDLDGVKLSIARSALEADKIINVPVLKTHNQCKISLGIKNLKGCVDRKSKKKCHARDEELEHMFPRIVEKLPVALTLIDGIFALEKGPGHSGKAFRRDILVASKDILACDVVGAALLGYNAFDVEHLKFYARRNGGTLDLDSIETRGESVADHAEFLDYSWEWTEDDTMPIGFKKRGFSGLAIRKYDSSLCTACSKTFNPVLILFQSAFKGEPFPNVEFISGKRQVAAPGFDKTILFGHCAYQRNKDNPNINKAIVIKGCPPDLNEFQRLLKEEGIECDYDNYIKYRHYIYNRYMDKKEFDMGLFVKQ; from the coding sequence ATGAGCAAACCGGTGGTTTCTATAGTCAAACATGATGATACTTACAAATCAGTCAAAGAAGCGCTTGAACTATGTGACGGGCTGAAAGATTTCAACAAAAATGATAAAATTTTGATCAAGCCTAATTTAGTGGCCTGGGATTTTGATCTGCCCTATCCACCCTTCGGGGTGGTTACTACAACCGCGGTTATGTCTGCCCTGGTAAAAATACTATATGAGAAAGGGTATACCAATTTAACCATAGGAGAAGGTTCTCTTGCGGTTACCGGGTCAATGACGGAAAAAATATATGATGTGCTTGGTTACGAAGAACTGCAGCAAAAATATGGAGTAAAGCTGGTTGATCTGAATAAGGATAAATTTGAAGAGGTGGATTTGGACGGGGTTAAACTTTCCATTGCCCGCAGCGCTTTAGAAGCAGACAAGATTATTAACGTGCCCGTGCTCAAAACACATAACCAGTGTAAAATTTCCCTGGGTATAAAAAACCTTAAAGGATGCGTTGACAGGAAGTCAAAGAAAAAATGCCATGCCCGGGATGAGGAACTGGAGCACATGTTTCCGCGGATTGTGGAAAAGCTGCCGGTGGCCCTTACGCTTATAGATGGCATATTCGCCCTGGAAAAAGGGCCGGGGCACTCCGGTAAGGCATTTCGCAGGGATATTTTAGTAGCCTCGAAGGATATACTGGCATGCGATGTAGTTGGCGCCGCCCTGCTTGGTTATAATGCTTTTGACGTGGAGCATCTCAAGTTTTATGCCCGGCGCAACGGGGGCACCCTTGATTTAGATAGCATTGAAACCCGTGGAGAATCAGTAGCAGACCATGCTGAATTTTTGGATTACAGTTGGGAATGGACAGAGGACGATACCATGCCCATTGGCTTTAAGAAGCGTGGTTTTTCGGGTTTGGCCATTAGAAAGTACGACAGTTCTCTGTGCACTGCCTGTTCTAAAACATTTAACCCGGTATTAATTTTATTCCAATCAGCATTTAAGGGCGAACCTTTTCCCAACGTTGAATTCATCAGTGGTAAAAGACAAGTGGCTGCTCCTGGTTTTGATAAAACAATTTTATTTGGCCATTGTGCGTACCAGCGCAATAAAGATAACCCCAATATCAACAAAGCCATTGTAATCAAGGGTTGCCCTCCGGATTTAAACGAGTTTCAACGGTTGTTAAAGGAAGAGGGAATAGAATGCGATTACGATAATTATATTAAATATCGCCACTATATATATAATCGCTACATGGACAAAAAAGAGTTTGATATGGGGTTGTTTGTTAAGCAATAA